One Symphalangus syndactylus isolate Jambi chromosome 20, NHGRI_mSymSyn1-v2.1_pri, whole genome shotgun sequence DNA segment encodes these proteins:
- the RSKR gene encoding ribosomal protein S6 kinase-related protein isoform X3 produces the protein MLMGFCRLEEAGLVSCSIRERNCLYNWDSRFSRERRQRLGMGAVSCRQGQHTQQGEHTRVAVPHKQGGNIRGPWARGWKSLWSGVGTIRSDLEELWELRGHHSLHRESLKPAPLLVEKPLPEWPVPQFINLFLPEFPIRPIRGQPQLKILGLVAKGSFGTVLKVLDCTQKAVFAVKVVPKVKVLQRDTVRQCKEEVSIQMENILLDERGHLKLTDFGLSRHVPQGARAYTICGTLQYMAPEVLSGGPYNHAADWWSLGVLLFSLATGKFPVAAERDHVAMLASVTHSDSEIPASLNQGLSLLLHELLCQNPLHRLRYLHHFQVHPFFRGVAFDPELLQKQPVNFVMETQATQPSSAETMPFDDFDCDLESFLLYPIPV, from the exons ATGCTGATGGGTTTCTGCAGACTGGAAGAGGCGGGGCTTGTGTCATGCAGCATCAGGGAGAGGAATTGCTTATATAACTGGGACAGCAGATTTAGcagagagaggaggcagaggctggggatGGGAGCAGTAAGCTGTCGGCAGGGGCAGCACACCCAGCAGGGGGAACACACCCGGGTGGCTGTCCCTCACAAG CAGGGTGGCAACATCCGGGGCCCCTGGGCCCGAGGCTGGAAGAGCCTCTGGTCAGGTGTGGGAACCATCAGGTCAGATCTGGAAGAACTCTGGGAACTACGGGGACATCACTCTCTGCACCGGGAGTCCCTAAAGCCAGCCCCACTACTGGTAGAGAAGCCTCTGCCAGAGTGGCCAGTGCCTCAGTTCATCAACCTCTTTCTACCAGAGTTTCCCATTAGGCCCATTAGGGGACAGCCACAGCTGAAG ATTTTAGGCCTTGTGGCTAAAGGCTCCTTTGGAACTGTCCTCAAGGTGCTAGATTGCACCCAGAAAGCTGTATTTGCAGTGAAG GTGGTGCCCAAGGTAAAGGTCCTACAGAGGGACACCGTGAGGCAGTGCAAAGAGGAGGTTAGCATCCAG ATGGAGAATATTCTTCTAGATGAACGAG GCCATCTGAAACTGACAGACTTTGGTCTGTCCCGCCACGTGCCCCAGGGAGCTCGAGCCTACACTATCTGTGGCACTCTTCAGTACATGG CCCCAGAGGTCCTAAGTGGAGGACCTTACAACCATGCTGCTGATTGGTGGTCCCTGGGTGTCTTGCTTTTCTCTCTGGCGACTGGAAAG TTTCCAGTGGCTGCAGAGAGAGATCATGTGGCCATGTTGGCAAGTGTGACCCACAGTGACTCTGAGATCCCAGCTTCTCTTAACCAGGGCCTCTCACTCCTGCTCCATGAG CTCTTATGCCAGAACCCCCTCCATCGTCTACGTTATCTGCATCACTTCCAGGTCCACCCTTTCTTTCGGGGTGTGGCCTTCGACCCAGAGCTCCTACAGAAGCAGCCAGTGAACTTTGTCATGGAGACACAAGCTACCCAGCCCAGTTCAGCGGAGACCATGCCCTTCGACGACTTTGACTGTGATCTGGAGTCCTTCTTGCTCTACCCTATCCCTGTTTGA
- the RSKR gene encoding ribosomal protein S6 kinase-related protein isoform X2 has product MLMGFCRLEEAGLVSCSIRERNCLYNWDSRFSRERRQRLGMGAVSCRQGQHTQQGEHTRVAVPHKGGNIRGPWARGWKSLWSGVGTIRSDLEELWELRGHHSLHRESLKPAPLLVEKPLPEWPVPQFINLFLPEFPIRPIRGQPQLKILGLVAKGSFGTVLKVLDCTQKAVFAVKVVPKVKVLQRDTVRQCKEEVSIQRQINHPFVHSLGDSWQGKRHLFIMCSYCSTDLYSLWSAVGCFPEASIRLFAAELVLVLCYLHDLGIMHRDVKMENILLDERGHLKLTDFGLSRHVPQGARAYTICGTLQYMAPEVLSGGPYNHAADWWSLGVLLFSLATGKFPVAAERDHVAMLASVTHSDSEIPASLNQGLSLLLHELLCQNPLHRLRYLHHFQVHPFFRGVAFDPELLQKQPVNFVMETQATQPSSAETMPFDDFDCDLESFLLYPIPV; this is encoded by the exons ATGCTGATGGGTTTCTGCAGACTGGAAGAGGCGGGGCTTGTGTCATGCAGCATCAGGGAGAGGAATTGCTTATATAACTGGGACAGCAGATTTAGcagagagaggaggcagaggctggggatGGGAGCAGTAAGCTGTCGGCAGGGGCAGCACACCCAGCAGGGGGAACACACCCGGGTGGCTGTCCCTCACAAG GGTGGCAACATCCGGGGCCCCTGGGCCCGAGGCTGGAAGAGCCTCTGGTCAGGTGTGGGAACCATCAGGTCAGATCTGGAAGAACTCTGGGAACTACGGGGACATCACTCTCTGCACCGGGAGTCCCTAAAGCCAGCCCCACTACTGGTAGAGAAGCCTCTGCCAGAGTGGCCAGTGCCTCAGTTCATCAACCTCTTTCTACCAGAGTTTCCCATTAGGCCCATTAGGGGACAGCCACAGCTGAAG ATTTTAGGCCTTGTGGCTAAAGGCTCCTTTGGAACTGTCCTCAAGGTGCTAGATTGCACCCAGAAAGCTGTATTTGCAGTGAAG GTGGTGCCCAAGGTAAAGGTCCTACAGAGGGACACCGTGAGGCAGTGCAAAGAGGAGGTTAGCATCCAG CGACAGATCAACCATCCCTTTGTACACAGCTTGGGGGACAGCTGGCAGGGAAAACGGCACCTTTTCATTA TGTGTAGCTACTGCAGCACAGATCTGTACTCCCTTTGGTCGGCTGTTGGCTGCTTTCCTGAGGCTTCCATCCGTCTCTTTGCTGCCGAATTGGTCCTGGTACTGT GTTATCTCCATGACTTGGGCATCATGCATCGAGACGTGAAG ATGGAGAATATTCTTCTAGATGAACGAG GCCATCTGAAACTGACAGACTTTGGTCTGTCCCGCCACGTGCCCCAGGGAGCTCGAGCCTACACTATCTGTGGCACTCTTCAGTACATGG CCCCAGAGGTCCTAAGTGGAGGACCTTACAACCATGCTGCTGATTGGTGGTCCCTGGGTGTCTTGCTTTTCTCTCTGGCGACTGGAAAG TTTCCAGTGGCTGCAGAGAGAGATCATGTGGCCATGTTGGCAAGTGTGACCCACAGTGACTCTGAGATCCCAGCTTCTCTTAACCAGGGCCTCTCACTCCTGCTCCATGAG CTCTTATGCCAGAACCCCCTCCATCGTCTACGTTATCTGCATCACTTCCAGGTCCACCCTTTCTTTCGGGGTGTGGCCTTCGACCCAGAGCTCCTACAGAAGCAGCCAGTGAACTTTGTCATGGAGACACAAGCTACCCAGCCCAGTTCAGCGGAGACCATGCCCTTCGACGACTTTGACTGTGATCTGGAGTCCTTCTTGCTCTACCCTATCCCTGTTTGA
- the RSKR gene encoding ribosomal protein S6 kinase-related protein isoform X1, translated as MLMGFCRLEEAGLVSCSIRERNCLYNWDSRFSRERRQRLGMGAVSCRQGQHTQQGEHTRVAVPHKQGGNIRGPWARGWKSLWSGVGTIRSDLEELWELRGHHSLHRESLKPAPLLVEKPLPEWPVPQFINLFLPEFPIRPIRGQPQLKILGLVAKGSFGTVLKVLDCTQKAVFAVKVVPKVKVLQRDTVRQCKEEVSIQRQINHPFVHSLGDSWQGKRHLFIMCSYCSTDLYSLWSAVGCFPEASIRLFAAELVLVLCYLHDLGIMHRDVKMENILLDERGHLKLTDFGLSRHVPQGARAYTICGTLQYMAPEVLSGGPYNHAADWWSLGVLLFSLATGKFPVAAERDHVAMLASVTHSDSEIPASLNQGLSLLLHELLCQNPLHRLRYLHHFQVHPFFRGVAFDPELLQKQPVNFVMETQATQPSSAETMPFDDFDCDLESFLLYPIPV; from the exons ATGCTGATGGGTTTCTGCAGACTGGAAGAGGCGGGGCTTGTGTCATGCAGCATCAGGGAGAGGAATTGCTTATATAACTGGGACAGCAGATTTAGcagagagaggaggcagaggctggggatGGGAGCAGTAAGCTGTCGGCAGGGGCAGCACACCCAGCAGGGGGAACACACCCGGGTGGCTGTCCCTCACAAG CAGGGTGGCAACATCCGGGGCCCCTGGGCCCGAGGCTGGAAGAGCCTCTGGTCAGGTGTGGGAACCATCAGGTCAGATCTGGAAGAACTCTGGGAACTACGGGGACATCACTCTCTGCACCGGGAGTCCCTAAAGCCAGCCCCACTACTGGTAGAGAAGCCTCTGCCAGAGTGGCCAGTGCCTCAGTTCATCAACCTCTTTCTACCAGAGTTTCCCATTAGGCCCATTAGGGGACAGCCACAGCTGAAG ATTTTAGGCCTTGTGGCTAAAGGCTCCTTTGGAACTGTCCTCAAGGTGCTAGATTGCACCCAGAAAGCTGTATTTGCAGTGAAG GTGGTGCCCAAGGTAAAGGTCCTACAGAGGGACACCGTGAGGCAGTGCAAAGAGGAGGTTAGCATCCAG CGACAGATCAACCATCCCTTTGTACACAGCTTGGGGGACAGCTGGCAGGGAAAACGGCACCTTTTCATTA TGTGTAGCTACTGCAGCACAGATCTGTACTCCCTTTGGTCGGCTGTTGGCTGCTTTCCTGAGGCTTCCATCCGTCTCTTTGCTGCCGAATTGGTCCTGGTACTGT GTTATCTCCATGACTTGGGCATCATGCATCGAGACGTGAAG ATGGAGAATATTCTTCTAGATGAACGAG GCCATCTGAAACTGACAGACTTTGGTCTGTCCCGCCACGTGCCCCAGGGAGCTCGAGCCTACACTATCTGTGGCACTCTTCAGTACATGG CCCCAGAGGTCCTAAGTGGAGGACCTTACAACCATGCTGCTGATTGGTGGTCCCTGGGTGTCTTGCTTTTCTCTCTGGCGACTGGAAAG TTTCCAGTGGCTGCAGAGAGAGATCATGTGGCCATGTTGGCAAGTGTGACCCACAGTGACTCTGAGATCCCAGCTTCTCTTAACCAGGGCCTCTCACTCCTGCTCCATGAG CTCTTATGCCAGAACCCCCTCCATCGTCTACGTTATCTGCATCACTTCCAGGTCCACCCTTTCTTTCGGGGTGTGGCCTTCGACCCAGAGCTCCTACAGAAGCAGCCAGTGAACTTTGTCATGGAGACACAAGCTACCCAGCCCAGTTCAGCGGAGACCATGCCCTTCGACGACTTTGACTGTGATCTGGAGTCCTTCTTGCTCTACCCTATCCCTGTTTGA